One region of Halomonas huangheensis genomic DNA includes:
- a CDS encoding glutathione S-transferase family protein: protein MSNLILTTFDWVPEMPRGFVRDLRVRWALEEAELPYRVEGVPFAERGAEHFAHQPFGQVPWLTDGDISIFESGAILLHLGERSDVLMPSDPRGRRETIEWLFAALNSVEMASLPWALYLFTGDSEDTPGRRLLDRFLASRLEHLEPILAKREWLAGSFSIADILMADILRLVDRFDGLKDHPASRAYIARATARPSFVKAHADQMAHFAAAD from the coding sequence ATGAGCAACCTGATTCTCACCACCTTCGATTGGGTTCCCGAGATGCCACGCGGCTTTGTGCGCGATCTACGCGTGCGCTGGGCACTGGAAGAAGCCGAGTTGCCTTACCGTGTGGAAGGCGTGCCCTTTGCCGAACGCGGGGCCGAGCATTTCGCGCATCAACCCTTTGGCCAGGTTCCCTGGCTGACCGATGGCGATATCTCGATCTTCGAGAGTGGCGCGATCCTGCTGCATCTGGGTGAGCGCAGCGACGTACTGATGCCCAGCGATCCACGCGGCCGTAGAGAGACTATCGAATGGCTGTTCGCGGCTCTCAACTCCGTCGAGATGGCGAGCCTTCCCTGGGCGCTGTACCTGTTTACTGGTGATAGCGAAGACACGCCCGGCCGGAGACTCCTCGACAGATTTCTCGCTTCACGACTCGAGCATCTCGAGCCGATCCTCGCCAAGCGCGAGTGGCTGGCGGGAAGCTTCTCGATTGCCGACATACTCATGGCGGATATACTGCGCCTTGTCGATCGCTTCGATGGGCTGAAGGACCATCCCGCCAGTCGGGCTTATATTGCTCGCGCCACGGCCCGCCCATCTTTCGTCAAGGCCCACGCCGATCAGATGGCGCATTTCGCTGCTGCAGACTAA
- a CDS encoding VOC family protein: MSTNDPRPTVSVAHIVLQTDRMEASAEFMRTIGMRPIFDGPTVSIYELRGGTHLILMQDDTVTAGDAAFDLMVDDLHEMHQRLTSQGLAPSPIEPRPEIDHEAFTVREPAGHVITVFSSHVSNNPV, translated from the coding sequence ATGAGCACAAACGACCCGCGCCCAACAGTGAGCGTGGCACACATTGTCCTGCAGACCGACCGGATGGAGGCATCCGCCGAGTTCATGCGCACCATTGGCATGCGACCTATCTTCGATGGCCCCACAGTATCCATCTACGAGCTGCGTGGAGGCACCCACCTGATCCTGATGCAGGATGACACTGTCACAGCAGGTGACGCAGCCTTCGACCTCATGGTGGATGATCTGCACGAGATGCATCAGCGACTGACATCACAGGGACTTGCGCCCTCACCCATCGAACCGCGCCCGGAAATCGACCATGAAGCCTTTACCGTCCGCGAGCCCGCCGGACATGTCATCACGGTCTTTTCCAGTCACGTATCCAACAACCCTGTATAA
- a CDS encoding DMT family transporter — translation MFFSLQGHGRGLAMAAAGVTVLSFDSLLVRLAATDGWNIIFWRGALMALSLGLLCLSGRRLATLRGNPGVSLFSAITLAITSSLFVLAVMNTKVANVVVILSAAPLFAAIFTRCFLHETVAMRTWLAIIAAMVGMLIVFSGSLSGEGLLGDIYAVIAAAAVGGNLTLLRRHPNLDRIPLIAIGGGLSALIAWPMATPLALSTQSYGVLALMGLLQMPLATALINNATRYLPSAEVALFYLIEAVFGTLWVWWWLDEQPPQATLLGGSLILLTLFINAWLGLRSSTRRMAQPTGEYRSP, via the coding sequence ATGTTCTTCTCTCTACAAGGCCATGGACGCGGCCTGGCGATGGCAGCCGCAGGCGTCACGGTCCTGAGCTTCGACAGCCTGCTGGTTCGGCTGGCAGCGACGGATGGATGGAACATCATCTTCTGGCGGGGTGCCCTGATGGCACTATCGCTCGGTTTGCTGTGCCTCAGTGGGCGCCGGCTGGCAACGCTGCGTGGGAATCCCGGCGTTTCACTGTTCTCTGCCATAACGCTGGCTATCACCTCCAGTCTATTTGTGCTCGCGGTCATGAACACCAAGGTCGCGAATGTGGTGGTCATCCTGAGTGCCGCCCCCCTGTTTGCTGCCATCTTCACGCGTTGCTTTCTGCATGAGACGGTAGCCATGCGCACCTGGCTGGCGATCATAGCGGCCATGGTCGGCATGCTGATCGTCTTCTCTGGTTCGCTGTCCGGTGAAGGCCTGCTCGGCGATATCTATGCAGTGATCGCAGCGGCCGCCGTCGGCGGTAACCTCACCCTCCTGCGCCGCCACCCCAACCTGGATAGAATTCCCCTGATTGCCATAGGGGGCGGCTTATCAGCGCTGATTGCCTGGCCGATGGCAACGCCACTGGCCCTGTCGACACAAAGCTACGGCGTATTGGCACTGATGGGCCTATTACAGATGCCGCTGGCCACCGCACTGATCAACAACGCGACCCGCTATCTGCCATCGGCGGAAGTTGCGCTGTTCTATTTGATTGAAGCGGTGTTTGGCACCCTGTGGGTGTGGTGGTGGTTGGATGAGCAGCCACCGCAGGCGACCCTGCTCGGCGGCTCCTTGATCCTGTTGACGCTCTTCATCAATGCCTGGCTGGGCCTACGCAGCTCAACCCGCCGAATGGCCCAGCCTACCGGCGAGTACCGCAGCCCATAG
- a CDS encoding acetyltransferase, with amino-acid sequence MNIEQPGKHEHQRLVEVWEASVRATHDFLDEQDLIALKPLILEQYLDAVELKCARNEDGAIVGFSGVHDGNLEMLFVAPQARGTGVGSLLISHAIQHQGITKVDVNEQNEQALAFYRHIGFQVTGRSPLDGQGKPYPILHMCLGTG; translated from the coding sequence ATGAATATTGAACAGCCAGGCAAGCATGAGCACCAGAGATTGGTGGAGGTATGGGAGGCATCCGTACGCGCCACGCATGACTTTCTCGACGAGCAGGACCTTATTGCCCTCAAGCCGCTCATCCTCGAGCAGTATCTGGATGCCGTCGAACTCAAGTGCGCCAGGAACGAGGATGGAGCCATCGTCGGCTTCTCTGGCGTACACGATGGCAATCTGGAAATGCTGTTCGTGGCGCCACAGGCACGCGGTACAGGCGTGGGCTCACTGCTGATCAGCCATGCCATCCAACATCAGGGCATCACCAAAGTGGATGTCAACGAGCAGAATGAACAGGCACTGGCGTTCTACAGACACATCGGCTTCCAGGTGACCGGACGCTCACCGCTGGATGGCCAGGGCAAGCCCTATCCCATACTGCATATGTGCCTGGGCACGGGTTAG
- a CDS encoding NYN domain-containing protein, which yields MTSNVVILVDVQNVYYTTRQTFRRNFDYNRFWSRATSGCNVVKAIAYAIDRGDRKQYEFQNILRAIGFEVKLKPFIQRADGSAKGDWDVGITIDALEYAESADRVILVTGDGDFAILVDKLRLDKGKDVEVYGVARLTANSLIKAANTFTPIDDELLLN from the coding sequence ATGACAAGCAACGTCGTGATTCTGGTCGATGTACAGAACGTGTACTACACCACCCGCCAGACCTTTCGCCGCAACTTCGATTACAACCGTTTCTGGTCGAGGGCCACCTCGGGCTGCAACGTCGTCAAGGCCATCGCCTATGCCATCGATCGCGGCGACCGCAAGCAATACGAGTTTCAGAACATCCTGCGCGCGATCGGCTTCGAGGTGAAATTGAAGCCCTTTATCCAACGAGCCGACGGCTCCGCCAAGGGCGACTGGGACGTCGGTATCACCATCGATGCTCTCGAGTACGCCGAGAGCGCGGATCGCGTGATACTGGTCACCGGCGATGGAGACTTTGCAATTCTGGTCGACAAACTGCGCCTGGATAAAGGCAAGGATGTCGAGGTGTATGGTGTTGCGAGGTTGACCGCCAACTCATTGATCAAGGCCGCGAACACCTTCACTCCCATCGACGATGAGTTGCTGCTGAACTGA
- a CDS encoding DUF4256 domain-containing protein — protein sequence MKPQQQKELLQTLQERFESNMNRHPDMSWEDVQSRLEGKTAKLKALYEMERTDGEPDVVGLDQKSGEYLFVDCSKESPTGRRSLCFDRAALEARKKHKPESSAADVAREIGIELLTEDQYRELQQFGPFDAKTSSWIQTPDNIRQRGGALFCDYRYGTVFTYHNGADSYYAARGFRGLLRV from the coding sequence ATGAAGCCACAACAGCAAAAGGAACTGCTCCAGACGCTGCAGGAACGGTTCGAAAGCAACATGAATCGCCATCCGGATATGTCCTGGGAAGACGTACAATCTCGACTGGAAGGCAAGACCGCCAAACTGAAAGCGCTGTACGAGATGGAACGCACCGACGGTGAGCCGGATGTGGTGGGGCTCGATCAGAAGTCGGGCGAGTACCTGTTCGTCGACTGCTCAAAGGAAAGCCCCACCGGCCGCCGCAGCCTATGTTTCGACCGCGCAGCGCTGGAAGCCCGCAAGAAGCACAAGCCGGAGAGCAGTGCTGCTGATGTGGCCAGGGAGATCGGCATCGAACTGCTGACCGAAGACCAGTACCGTGAGCTGCAGCAGTTCGGCCCCTTCGATGCCAAGACATCGAGCTGGATACAAACCCCTGACAACATTCGTCAGCGTGGCGGCGCGCTGTTCTGCGACTACCGCTATGGCACGGTCTTCACCTACCACAATGGTGCCGATTCGTATTATGCGGCACGAGGCTTCCGCGGCTTGCTACGTGTCTAG
- a CDS encoding alpha/beta hydrolase family protein, whose product MELQIVRRLMPLSQDQWSTTYGPAGDGPFPAVMVLHGSEGPWSGWSHRNAVILAAHGFLAFPFSYSEGGNAWNAGHIRDCPLDRGVEALAALRAFNFSQSRVGVYGVSRGAEYALLMATLMAREGMSGLPDALAAHSPPDSICAAFDSRMYRDVGEADWRAWDAAERAWTWRGTHEGLLPTTPIEIEQYAGPLMLSHGTADTVWTVDMTRRLEQRLVDHGRNPSVHYYQGEDHIPRSVAENDHHQHLLAFFSEHLTDSALV is encoded by the coding sequence ATGGAATTGCAGATCGTCAGGCGCTTGATGCCCTTGTCTCAGGATCAGTGGAGCACAACCTATGGTCCCGCTGGTGATGGGCCTTTTCCCGCAGTTATGGTGTTGCACGGATCTGAAGGTCCCTGGTCAGGCTGGAGCCATCGCAACGCGGTGATCCTTGCCGCGCATGGCTTCCTGGCTTTTCCCTTCAGCTACTCCGAGGGCGGTAATGCCTGGAACGCGGGGCATATTCGTGACTGCCCGCTGGACCGAGGTGTCGAAGCACTGGCGGCGCTGCGTGCTTTTAACTTCAGTCAGTCGCGTGTTGGTGTCTATGGCGTGTCGCGTGGTGCGGAGTATGCCTTGCTGATGGCCACATTGATGGCGCGGGAAGGAATGAGCGGCTTGCCGGATGCGTTGGCTGCACATAGCCCGCCCGATAGTATCTGTGCGGCCTTTGACTCACGTATGTATCGTGATGTAGGCGAGGCTGACTGGCGGGCGTGGGATGCTGCGGAGCGTGCCTGGACGTGGCGGGGGACTCACGAAGGATTGTTGCCTACAACGCCGATCGAGATTGAACAATATGCTGGCCCATTGATGTTGTCTCATGGTACCGCCGACACGGTATGGACCGTGGATATGACACGTCGTCTCGAACAACGCTTGGTGGATCATGGACGCAACCCTTCGGTCCATTACTATCAAGGTGAGGATCATATACCGAGAAGCGTTGCCGAGAACGACCACCATCAGCACCTGCTGGCGTTCTTTTCTGAGCATCTGACTGACAGTGCGCTGGTGTAG
- a CDS encoding alpha/beta fold hydrolase, translating to MNTSEMPLAATTNTAESPVQIHYRSMEIQGVSVFYREAGSPDAPVVLLLHGFAASSYMFRDLIPQLARKYHVIAPDLPGFGQTSVMPGVEFSYTFDNLASVIDAFTVAKELDRFAMYVFDFGAPVGWRLAVKNPHKITAILSQNGNAYEEGLSAGWADMRKAWAEPTAANREALRRFTTYEMIKWQYIEGVSDTSLIPPETYQLAHAAIERIGVEAQMDLLLDYGENIKQYAQLHEFFRRYQPPTLAIWGENDPFFTPPGAEAFKRDNPNAEVRFLDSGHFAIETHGKEIADGMLELLDRSITA from the coding sequence ATGAACACCAGCGAAATGCCATTGGCCGCCACAACCAACACCGCGGAAAGCCCCGTTCAGATCCACTACAGAAGCATGGAAATCCAGGGCGTCAGCGTCTTCTATCGCGAAGCTGGCTCACCGGATGCGCCTGTCGTGCTGCTGTTGCACGGGTTTGCAGCCTCGTCATACATGTTCCGTGATCTGATCCCGCAACTGGCTCGGAAATACCATGTGATCGCCCCCGATCTGCCTGGCTTCGGGCAGACCTCTGTCATGCCGGGTGTTGAGTTCAGCTACACCTTTGACAACCTGGCGTCGGTGATCGATGCCTTCACGGTGGCAAAGGAGCTGGATCGCTTCGCCATGTACGTGTTTGATTTCGGCGCGCCGGTCGGCTGGCGTCTGGCGGTGAAGAACCCGCACAAGATCACCGCGATCCTGAGCCAGAACGGTAACGCCTACGAAGAGGGCTTGAGTGCCGGTTGGGCGGATATGCGCAAGGCGTGGGCCGAGCCGACTGCCGCCAACCGCGAGGCGCTACGCCGGTTCACCACCTATGAAATGATCAAGTGGCAGTACATCGAAGGCGTCAGCGACACTTCGCTGATTCCGCCGGAGACCTACCAGTTGGCGCATGCCGCCATCGAACGCATTGGCGTCGAGGCACAGATGGATCTGCTGCTGGACTATGGCGAGAACATCAAGCAATACGCGCAGCTACACGAGTTCTTCCGTCGCTACCAACCTCCAACCCTGGCGATCTGGGGCGAGAACGACCCGTTCTTCACGCCGCCTGGTGCCGAAGCGTTCAAGCGTGACAACCCGAACGCCGAGGTGCGCTTCCTCGATAGTGGTCACTTCGCCATCGAAACCCATGGTAAGGAAATCGCTGACGGCATGTTGGAGCTGCTCGACCGTAGCATCACAGCTTGA
- a CDS encoding alpha/beta fold hydrolase produces MHTPRWWHRSQQGKYLVGAASAFLLACSTANAQSSSSEEIPRLESTQCVTDALTALNAECYTFHGYENWDEPGDNLIEIPVAVIEPQHGESQSDETQDVPVFFFPGGPGYSSLGNQDYIEQLRKDIGNRTLVTMDHRGYVNAKPALECPDYADVSPYHNIIHTPAITSSLKPMERLETITSAVEDCYQKLSDEGIDVAQYNQYSVSRDVEEIRKLLDYDEIDAFGSSTGSGTVVSFIQYYPDSVRSAILGWPWFSHLRNRPPVDEFYTAKQTFTDTLALCAAEDKACRDMLPNWLLAIDQARRSLDARPYIVDVEDDAGHSETLYFDGAAFLDTLYLMLPADYAELPSLVADIKAGDYTRLRDFFLIDDYSAETEAPNYALGYFLAHVCGDMGSNRPSRADSIAAVQREPAILGFEPPWVCGWWGKDGDVPSEHNVPPESDTPALAIHGQMDPCCGTRWSDQLRRTMPNVQAVEYQGLGHNPVNECRSTMIQAFLDDPMATVDDSCRQEVALEPWVIEPPQ; encoded by the coding sequence ATGCATACTCCTCGCTGGTGGCACCGCTCGCAGCAAGGCAAGTATCTCGTTGGTGCCGCTTCTGCCTTCCTGCTCGCCTGCTCGACCGCCAACGCGCAGTCTTCGTCATCGGAAGAGATTCCTCGACTGGAATCCACGCAATGTGTGACCGACGCACTGACAGCGTTGAACGCCGAGTGTTACACCTTCCATGGTTACGAGAACTGGGACGAACCTGGCGATAACCTCATCGAGATTCCGGTTGCGGTGATCGAACCGCAGCACGGCGAATCCCAGTCAGACGAGACGCAAGACGTACCGGTGTTCTTCTTCCCCGGTGGACCAGGCTACTCATCACTGGGCAATCAGGACTATATCGAGCAACTGCGCAAGGACATCGGCAACCGCACGCTGGTGACGATGGATCATCGTGGCTACGTCAATGCCAAGCCGGCGCTGGAGTGCCCTGATTACGCCGATGTTTCTCCCTATCACAACATCATCCATACTCCTGCAATCACCTCGTCGCTGAAGCCCATGGAGCGACTGGAGACGATCACCAGCGCGGTGGAAGACTGCTACCAGAAGCTCAGCGATGAAGGTATCGACGTTGCGCAGTACAACCAGTACAGCGTGTCACGTGACGTTGAAGAGATACGCAAGCTACTGGATTACGATGAGATCGACGCCTTCGGTTCCTCGACCGGCAGCGGCACAGTCGTGTCCTTCATTCAGTATTATCCCGATAGCGTACGCAGCGCGATCCTCGGCTGGCCGTGGTTCAGCCACCTGCGCAACCGCCCACCTGTCGACGAGTTCTACACCGCCAAGCAGACCTTCACCGATACCCTGGCACTGTGCGCCGCCGAAGATAAGGCCTGCCGTGACATGCTGCCGAACTGGCTGCTGGCCATCGACCAGGCGCGTCGCAGCCTGGATGCCAGGCCCTACATCGTCGATGTCGAGGATGATGCCGGCCACAGCGAGACACTCTATTTCGATGGTGCCGCCTTTCTCGACACCCTCTACCTGATGCTGCCTGCGGACTATGCGGAATTGCCCAGCCTTGTCGCCGATATCAAGGCCGGCGACTACACCCGCCTCCGGGACTTCTTCCTGATCGACGACTACTCCGCCGAGACCGAAGCTCCCAATTACGCACTCGGCTACTTCCTCGCCCATGTGTGCGGTGATATGGGCAGCAACCGTCCCTCGCGAGCCGACTCGATTGCCGCTGTGCAACGCGAGCCAGCGATTCTCGGCTTCGAGCCACCCTGGGTCTGTGGCTGGTGGGGCAAGGATGGTGACGTGCCCAGCGAGCACAATGTGCCGCCGGAATCCGACACACCGGCACTGGCCATTCACGGTCAGATGGATCCCTGCTGCGGCACCCGCTGGAGCGATCAGCTACGCCGGACCATGCCCAACGTGCAAGCGGTGGAGTATCAAGGCCTGGGCCACAACCCAGTCAATGAATGCCGCTCGACGATGATCCAGGCGTTCCTCGACGACCCCATGGCAACTGTCGATGATAGCTGTCGGCAGGAAGTGGCACTGGAGCCCTGGGTGATCGAACCACCGCAATAG
- a CDS encoding CGNR zinc finger domain-containing protein, producing MTNTGTPHDASASEAPMVGDHLAMDLLNTEARDNGEVIEYWNSGNDVLQWLERSRGVSALEDKAVDLAELLTQAKALRALARQLIVQRKEGQLGDVSGLNEYLNAYPSVPHLERDGEDNLIMTRTACGEPMASLLGPLAEAVAQLLVEGNFTLVKQCDHPDCILWFYDRTKAHKRRWCSMALCGNRYKAAQFRKRTGSATP from the coding sequence ATGACGAATACAGGAACACCGCACGACGCCAGCGCATCCGAGGCACCGATGGTCGGCGACCATCTCGCCATGGACTTGCTGAATACGGAGGCGCGCGACAACGGTGAGGTCATTGAATACTGGAACAGCGGTAACGATGTGCTCCAGTGGCTGGAGCGAAGCAGAGGCGTTTCGGCATTGGAGGACAAGGCGGTAGACCTTGCTGAGTTACTGACCCAAGCGAAGGCGCTACGGGCACTGGCGCGGCAGCTTATCGTTCAGCGCAAGGAGGGCCAACTGGGTGATGTCAGCGGCCTGAACGAGTACCTGAATGCCTACCCCAGCGTCCCGCATCTGGAACGCGATGGCGAAGACAACCTGATAATGACCCGCACAGCGTGCGGTGAACCGATGGCCTCCCTACTCGGCCCCCTCGCCGAGGCAGTGGCGCAGTTGCTGGTTGAAGGCAACTTCACCCTCGTCAAACAGTGCGATCACCCGGATTGCATCCTGTGGTTCTACGACCGCACCAAGGCGCACAAACGCCGCTGGTGCAGCATGGCCTTGTGTGGCAACCGCTACAAGGCGGCTCAGTTCAGGAAAAGAACCGGCAGCGCAACGCCTTGA
- a CDS encoding class I SAM-dependent methyltransferase: MDQDQLKALFDQQAEHYDTQWTKMAPINNGLYFLLESVFAELPTDARILCVGAGTGRELIHLANTFPGWHFTAVEPSGPMLDVCRQSAEAASIAARCSFHEGYLHSLPEVAPFDAATSFLVSQFILDKSARSGFFNEIATRLKPSGILANADLASDTSSAEYPLLLEVWQRVMSGANLSAEDLSKIMEAYARDVAILPPTETAAIMQSGGFETPVQFFQSGLIHAWFARRHSERAA; the protein is encoded by the coding sequence ATGGATCAGGATCAACTCAAGGCGCTATTCGATCAGCAGGCTGAGCACTACGACACTCAATGGACGAAAATGGCTCCGATCAACAATGGGCTGTATTTCCTGCTTGAATCGGTTTTCGCCGAGCTTCCGACAGACGCGCGCATACTGTGTGTCGGCGCCGGTACCGGCAGAGAGCTGATCCACCTCGCCAACACATTCCCCGGCTGGCACTTTACCGCCGTGGAGCCTTCCGGCCCAATGCTTGATGTTTGCCGACAGTCCGCCGAAGCGGCATCCATAGCAGCACGCTGTTCCTTTCACGAGGGATATCTCCATTCTCTTCCCGAAGTCGCCCCCTTCGATGCGGCAACCAGCTTTCTGGTATCCCAGTTCATTCTGGACAAGAGCGCTCGCTCGGGATTCTTCAATGAAATTGCCACCAGGCTCAAACCGAGCGGCATACTCGCCAACGCCGATCTAGCATCAGACACCAGCTCCGCGGAATATCCATTGCTGCTGGAAGTGTGGCAACGGGTGATGTCTGGGGCCAACCTGTCCGCCGAAGACTTGAGCAAAATAATGGAAGCCTACGCCAGAGACGTGGCGATTCTTCCGCCCACCGAAACAGCAGCCATCATGCAATCCGGGGGCTTTGAGACACCGGTTCAGTTCTTCCAGTCCGGGTTGATTCACGCCTGGTTTGCCCGGCGCCATTCCGAGAGAGCCGCCTGA